The window ATGAAATCAGAGTAGGAGATTCTCCTCACCAGCAGGCTAGGATTTGTACAGTGTGCTGCACCTGACTGTTGGCCATTAGGTATGGTGTTAAACGTTATGCGATAGATATCAGCATCACACCCTCTCACCAATGCATGACTACGTGGCTCCAGTGCAACCACAGCAACTGTGAACAACACTAGTGCAGATAATAACAGTGCTCCACCGTGCCATGACCCTTGCTTTACATCTACACACACGCATGCAAAGGTGCATATCGGCCTCGAGAGCAGTTTTATCGCTTCTTACAGCGGCGCGGACAGGCTTCCTGCTTTCCAGAAAACCGCAACAGAAGTTCCTCCACCTTGCATGCACGAAGCGGTCGGCTTAGATAGTTTTACCGTACACTCGCTTACAACGGGGTAGTCCTTCACTATACAACCAACAAGATCTTTTGCTACATCTTCCAGAAGCTCATGCCCATGTGCCTCCGAGGCCGCTGCTATTACTAGCTTTTTCAACGATGAATAACATATTATTGCACCGGGTTTTGCCAGGTACGATAGGTTCACATCAACCAAAACCTTCTGCTTCACCGCCTTTTCCCAGCCATGGACCCCTATTTGCATATAAACCGATAGTCCCTCTATGCTCAACTGGAAGACCACAAAAATTCCCGATGAAATAAAGTATTCACAGTTCTATAATAGACAAACAGACTTGTCCAGGGAGTTTGCAATGCAGCGTTTACAGAAGGTGTTTTCATGGATTTCAGACAAGCTACTCTTTCCTTTCGGGCGGGCTACAGCACCTAAAGACGGCGAGTTATGCTATGTTTCAGGTGCAAGGCGGTGCATAGGTACCATGATAGATCTGGTCATCGTGGTTTTCATGCTACAGTTGGTGCACGCGGTGTTTTTTCTCGCCCTTCCAAAAAGTGAGGCTGCCTTCAGAGCAATAGAAAAGCACAAAATGGGTGGTTCCTTGACCAAAGATGAGAGAATTCTGAGAAATAAGTACATATATAAGGCAGTTGCGTTGCAGGTCATACAATTAGTGCTTGTATTTATATATAACGTATACATGTGGATAAATTTTGCGGGCACTACTGGCAAGTTACTGGTAGGACTTAGAGTAATAGATGAAAATACATTAGAGACCATGAGTTTTGGTCAAGCGACGAAGAGGTTTTTCAGCACTGCACTGTCTGGCATACCATTAGGGCTAGGGATTGTGTGGTCAAATTTTGACGCACGCAAGAGAGCATGGCACGATATGATTGCCAAGACCGTGGTCGTGACTAATAAGAGTCTCAAGCGCTGCAAGGAACTACGGACAGAGGGGCCAGCGAGCTCTGGGAACAAGCTCTAGGGATGAGAGGTTACCTTTACGAAGATTTTCAATCCCAGCCCATCCGACCATAATACCATTGTCTGTACACAGTTCTTTAGGAGGGAATATTGCATCAAATCCCAGTTCATTAGCACACTTATGTATGCTACTACGCAGAAAATTATTTGCTGCCACGCCCCCGCTTATAACTATTTTACTAATGCTATTATCGAGAGCCTTGGATGCTGCCAAGGCATTAGCAACCCTACTAACTAGAATCTCACTAACACACTGCTGGAACGATGCACAGACATCGCATAAAGCCTGATCATCCAAACGACTACCTTCCTTAGCAATAGTATAGCGCACTGCAGTCTTAAGACCTGAAAACGAAAAATCACACCCGGGTCTGCCTTTCAGAGCCCTGGGAAATGGAAATCTGTGCGCATCCCCCTTGAGAGCACAACTTTCTACCTCAGGCCCACCTGGATATCCCAGACCAAGCATCCTTGCCACTTTATCAAAGGTCTCCCCAAGTGAGTCATCAATAGACTCCCCAAGCTTGGTATATTTACCGACATCATGTGCGATCAAGAATTGGCAGTGCCCCCCAGATATGATTAGCACCAGAAATGGGAATTCAAGGTCATCACGCACCATACGTGCCACCAGCGCATGGGCTTCAAGGTGATTTACAGCAATAATGGGCTTGCCCGCCACGTAGGAAATTGCCTTAGCCAGCATGACCCCGACTATCAGTGACCCTACTAATCCAGGACCTGATGTCACTGCAATCGCGCTCAGGTCACTAAACCCCAGCCCTGCACTGTCCATAGCCCTGGAAACCAAGATGTGTAAAAAGTCACAATGGGCCCTAGCGGCTATCTCCGGCACCACACCTCCAAAAAGGGAGTGCTCCCTCTGTGATAGTACCTCATGAGATAATACCTTCCTATGCCCATTTAGGACTGCAACTGCAGTTTCATCACAACTGGTTTCTATCCCCAGAACCGTGCACCCACTGACCATTACTGGCACTAATGCAACATTCCGATTTCCTCGTAGAAGCGCGCTGCACCGTTGTGTAGCGGGACCGCGCTACCGCTAGTCACCAGATCCTTAAGTGTGAGTTTCCGCAGAGCACCGCTAAGCTCACGAAATCTATCGATATTAGATGCGACTGACTTCACTACCGCATATGCTATCTCATCTGATAGCGCAGTTGTAGCATATATAGAAGCCCGCACTGATATCGTCTTAACGTCTTGCGGATTACTTTTATATGTGTTTCCGGGTATCACACCAGCGGCGTAGTACGGATATTTCTCAACAAGCTCTGCTATCAGGGCATCATCCAAGGAAAGCGCCACAGCGTCACAGGTAGCAGAGGCCTCTTGCATGCCGGCATTTGGATGCCCTACAAAATCTGTGATGACGTCTATTTTCCCATCGCACAGTGCCTGAACCTGCTCTGAAGCCTTGAGGTCAGAAGCCACTAAAAAATCTTTTATCGTCCACCCTTTGGTTTTCAGTAGACTGATAACCGCAGTCCTAACCCCAGTACCCGGAGCACCCACATTTATTCTCTTGCCTTTTATGTCATCTATGGACTTAATATTGGAATCCTTCCTGACGACTATAGTAAAATACTCCTTATGCATAGAGGCGAGCAACCTCAGGCTATCCATAGGAGGAATGCCTGAATATATATCGTCACCCGTGTATGCATGGTATCCTATATCAGACTGGGCTACACCAATGTCCATGGTGCCTCTACGCATTGAGTTCAAGTTGTAAACACTGCCGGCAGTTGTAGAAGTAGAGCAGATCAGCTGCCCAGGCTTGTTAGCCTTGCCATGACCAAGCACAACAAACTTACACACCCCACCGCCTATGGAATAATATACGTTGGTCATAGACCCTGACCCAATCAGCACAAAGTCCCTCTGAGACTCAGAAAACGCCGGCCTGCCAAACAGCAAAAATGAGCAACTACAGACCGTAATAAACCCGGCAATTATCACTCGGAGCATAAAAACCTACAATTCCAACACACTGCTTATAATTCCGCAAAACGCCTCGACTCTCGTTCCTGCGCTTCCAACCAACACCCCAGATAGGCTGCCAACTTGCGACTTTAGAGCACGTATATTATCTTGGTTCACGGAGCCACCGTAAAGCACGGTACGTACAGAACTATGAGACGCGATTATATCGAAAGATTCTTTTATTATCCCTAAATCGGGAATGGTTGAACCGCCTATGGCCCAAACCGGCTCATACGCAATAATAAACTCTCCATATTTTGGGCAGCACTCGTCGCATTGTTCCACCAGCACATCGCCAGACATACCACTGTGCCTCTCCTGAAGTGTTTCACCCACACAGATTATAGGTGTAATCCCCTCCCCTATGGCGGATTCAGCCTTTAACCTAATGTCTGAATTTCCTTCACCAAATGCACTTCGCCTATCAGAATGCCCAAGAATGACGTAGTCACAGCCACATTCCCTTAACATTTTAGCGCTTATCTCACCCGTAGCACCCTTACTAGCCCCAGAAAAGCAGTTCTGTGCGCCAAGCTTTACCGACGGACATCCAGAATTGAATGCCGACATCACAGTAAACGGAGGGCATATAACCAACTCAAGAGAGTGCTTGCTGAGCAGGTCTGGTGCAAAGCTGGCATCAATCGCGGAGAGAAAATCCCGCACCAAGGCGACGCTCCCATTCATCTTCCAGTTAGCTACAACAAGAAAGGACATAAGCTCCACAAGAGGTACAAGAGAGCCGGCTGCCGGACTCGAACCGACAACCCCCTGATTACAAGTCAGGTGCTCTACCAGTTAAAGCTAAGCCGGCCAACAACGCAAGAAACCAAGCCGCGACAGCTGGTGGTAGAATGATATACATGTTAGGATAAAAGTCAAAAGGTTAATTTGCGGCTACGCCGTCGGCAATTGTTAGGCAATCGTACAATGTACATCCTTAAGCATAAAGCGTACAAATCGCTCGGACAAAACTTCATTTTAGATCCTGCTATAGCGGAAGAGATAGTCTCCTACGCGGGAAGCATAGAAGGATATAACATAATAGAGGTTGGCCCCGGATTTGGGACCATGACTGAGATAATTTTAAGGAGCAAAGTCGCAAGCCTACTGGCAATTGAAAAAGACTGCAGGCTGTCGCCCACGCACGAAAGCCTGATGAAGCAGCATCCGCACTATAGGTACATAGAACATGACGTTTTGGACATAAACTTGGAGGAGTTAATTGCAGCGCCAAGCAAGATGATAGCCAACTTGCCGTATAACATATCTGTGATTCTACTCCTCAGGATGTTAAAATACATACACAATTTTGAGAGGCTAACCCTAATGTTTCAAAAGGAAGTGGCGGAGAGATTGGTGGCCAAACCCGGCACTAAGAGTTACTCAATACTATCCGTGCTAGTGCAACTGTTGTGTGACGTAGAGAAAGTAAAAGACCTGCAACCGCACGTATTCTCCCCTCCCCCAAAGGTCTGCTCATCTGTAGTCAACATCACACCCCTAGGCAATTTAAGATTTCCGGTAGACTACTCATACATGCTCAAGATGCTAAAAAAAGCATTTGGCTGCAAGAGAAAGACTGTGCGCAACGCGCTGGGACTGCCGCACCAAGAATTCGATGCATTGCTTGCAGAGTGTAAGATACCGCCATCCGTGAGGGCGGAAAACCTCTCTGTGGAGCAACTTTGTGCAGTATCAAACTTCCTGCAGTCACGGCAATATCAGTTCTCTACGAGGTAATCACGGCAGGCACCTGTGGAATACGAAAACCGCCGGCTTGCACCCACACGATAACCACAGCCGAAGAGACGGTGCGCAGTTGCGCGGCACACCAAGGCGCCATTTTACAAATTACGCCACCAGCACGCCCACATCGAGCTACTACCCACCAGCAAGTACCAACCTATTGCCGAATTTTGATTGATGATATAGCTTTAAACCCAAAATACACGGAAATTTTCTCAATAATGCCGGGTATTGCGTATTGAATGAACATCGCGTGCCCCCCGTGAGTAACACTCAAGTACAATATCCCGGAGTTATCCTTAGAAAAAACCACCTTGTCGGGCCGTGCGAGCTCTGCGATTCGCGCCCCAACTATATCTCTCCAGTTGAGCATGATTCGGATTTCCGTTCTGCTCAGCCGCCACGCTTCGCACTTTTGTAGAACAAAACTCTCGACCGCAGATCTTATATTTCTGCATCCACGCCTCTTCGTGAGAAGGTACATATCCCCCAACCGGCAATCTACAAGCAGACATCCACCCGCCCCTGCCGCTTAGCGCAGGAAGCCAAAACTAAGCAACACCTCTGGCGGAGAGAGAGGGATTCGAACCCTCGATACAATGTTACTTGTATAACGGTTTAGCAAACCGCCGCCTTCAGCCTCTCGGCCACCTCTCCAACCGGGAATCGGAGGATTATTCTCCATTTCCCACAAAATATCAACAGTAATTATCCGTAAGCATTGGCATGGACACGGCGCTTATAAAAACGGCAATTCGAGCTAACGGAGATACGGTGCAAGGCGCATGTACAACCGTGCATGTGTCACTCCCCCTCCCCCGCGTGTGCGGGCCACGCGCACC of the Anaplasma centrale str. Israel genome contains:
- a CDS encoding dihydroneopterin aldolase produces the protein MVFQLSIEGLSVYMQIGVHGWEKAVKQKVLVDVNLSYLAKPGAIICYSSLKKLVIAAASEAHGHELLEDVAKDLVGCIVKDYPVVSECTVKLSKPTASCMQGGGTSVAVFWKAGSLSAPL
- a CDS encoding RDD family protein; the encoded protein is MQRLQKVFSWISDKLLFPFGRATAPKDGELCYVSGARRCIGTMIDLVIVVFMLQLVHAVFFLALPKSEAAFRAIEKHKMGGSLTKDERILRNKYIYKAVALQVIQLVLVFIYNVYMWINFAGTTGKLLVGLRVIDENTLETMSFGQATKRFFSTALSGIPLGLGIVWSNFDARKRAWHDMIAKTVVVTNKSLKRCKELRTEGPASSGNKL
- the tsaD gene encoding tRNA (adenosine(37)-N6)-threonylcarbamoyltransferase complex transferase subunit TsaD — its product is MVSGCTVLGIETSCDETAVAVLNGHRKVLSHEVLSQREHSLFGGVVPEIAARAHCDFLHILVSRAMDSAGLGFSDLSAIAVTSGPGLVGSLIVGVMLAKAISYVAGKPIIAVNHLEAHALVARMVRDDLEFPFLVLIISGGHCQFLIAHDVGKYTKLGESIDDSLGETFDKVARMLGLGYPGGPEVESCALKGDAHRFPFPRALKGRPGCDFSFSGLKTAVRYTIAKEGSRLDDQALCDVCASFQQCVSEILVSRVANALAASKALDNSISKIVISGGVAANNFLRSSIHKCANELGFDAIFPPKELCTDNGIMVGWAGIENLRKGNLSSLELVPRARWPLCP
- a CDS encoding TAXI family TRAP transporter solute-binding subunit; this encodes MLRVIIAGFITVCSCSFLLFGRPAFSESQRDFVLIGSGSMTNVYYSIGGGVCKFVVLGHGKANKPGQLICSTSTTAGSVYNLNSMRRGTMDIGVAQSDIGYHAYTGDDIYSGIPPMDSLRLLASMHKEYFTIVVRKDSNIKSIDDIKGKRINVGAPGTGVRTAVISLLKTKGWTIKDFLVASDLKASEQVQALCDGKIDVITDFVGHPNAGMQEASATCDAVALSLDDALIAELVEKYPYYAAGVIPGNTYKSNPQDVKTISVRASIYATTALSDEIAYAVVKSVASNIDRFRELSGALRKLTLKDLVTSGSAVPLHNGAARFYEEIGMLH
- a CDS encoding triosephosphate isomerase; translated protein: MSFLVVANWKMNGSVALVRDFLSAIDASFAPDLLSKHSLELVICPPFTVMSAFNSGCPSVKLGAQNCFSGASKGATGEISAKMLRECGCDYVILGHSDRRSAFGEGNSDIRLKAESAIGEGITPIICVGETLQERHSGMSGDVLVEQCDECCPKYGEFIIAYEPVWAIGGSTIPDLGIIKESFDIIASHSSVRTVLYGGSVNQDNIRALKSQVGSLSGVLVGSAGTRVEAFCGIISSVLEL
- the rsmA gene encoding 16S rRNA (adenine(1518)-N(6)/adenine(1519)-N(6))-dimethyltransferase RsmA; protein product: MYILKHKAYKSLGQNFILDPAIAEEIVSYAGSIEGYNIIEVGPGFGTMTEIILRSKVASLLAIEKDCRLSPTHESLMKQHPHYRYIEHDVLDINLEELIAAPSKMIANLPYNISVILLLRMLKYIHNFERLTLMFQKEVAERLVAKPGTKSYSILSVLVQLLCDVEKVKDLQPHVFSPPPKVCSSVVNITPLGNLRFPVDYSYMLKMLKKAFGCKRKTVRNALGLPHQEFDALLAECKIPPSVRAENLSVEQLCAVSNFLQSRQYQFSTR
- a CDS encoding DUF721 domain-containing protein codes for the protein MYLLTKRRGCRNIRSAVESFVLQKCEAWRLSRTEIRIMLNWRDIVGARIAELARPDKVVFSKDNSGILYLSVTHGGHAMFIQYAIPGIIEKISVYFGFKAISSIKIRQ